The following proteins come from a genomic window of Nostoc sp. ATCC 53789:
- a CDS encoding sodium:proton antiporter, which produces MVDIYIIDLFVIGLLLLMVTLGSGWIARLPLSFAIIYLIVGIFLGPYAFGLIQLRRDEVFNAELLEKITELVVIISVFSCGLRIVRPLRLGVWDITVRLIVFLMPISIFALAVVGKLFLGMSWGEAILLGAILAPTDPVLASEVQLTDINDQDELRFGLTSEGGLNDALAFPFVYFGLHALKDDNWGNWFKQWIAVDLIWAIAVGIIMGIVVAKSIVWIENKIQKRRPADKLMEDFIAISTILITYSLTEMVNGYGFLAVFVAGLVVQRSYKNPEKPLAQLEFIEQVEKLLEVGTILLLGSILLLKPILNYAMQSLLVIILLFLIIRPIGVWISTIGKRPLDSRRRTFHAETRWLFGWFGIRGVGSLYYLAYAFGNGLKGEAAEQIAWITYTTIVASVIIHGISATPLMKWYERNFANRRKTTPPDTIDEFE; this is translated from the coding sequence ATGGTAGATATCTATATTATTGACCTATTTGTAATTGGTCTACTTCTGCTGATGGTAACATTAGGGTCAGGTTGGATTGCTCGCCTACCTCTTTCTTTTGCCATTATCTACCTCATAGTTGGTATTTTTCTAGGCCCTTATGCCTTTGGACTGATTCAATTACGTCGAGATGAAGTTTTTAATGCCGAACTACTGGAAAAAATAACAGAACTTGTAGTAATTATTTCTGTGTTTAGTTGCGGTTTAAGAATTGTCCGTCCTCTAAGGTTGGGGGTTTGGGATATTACAGTGCGATTGATTGTATTTTTGATGCCCATTTCAATTTTTGCTCTGGCTGTTGTGGGTAAATTATTTTTAGGGATGAGTTGGGGAGAAGCAATTTTATTAGGAGCAATTCTTGCACCGACCGATCCGGTATTAGCATCAGAAGTACAATTGACTGATATAAATGACCAAGATGAGTTGAGATTTGGTTTAACTTCTGAAGGTGGGTTAAACGATGCTTTAGCTTTCCCCTTCGTTTATTTTGGTCTTCATGCCTTAAAAGATGACAACTGGGGTAACTGGTTTAAACAGTGGATTGCAGTTGATTTAATTTGGGCGATCGCAGTTGGCATTATTATGGGGATTGTTGTTGCCAAATCTATAGTTTGGATTGAAAATAAAATTCAAAAACGCCGTCCTGCCGATAAGTTAATGGAAGATTTTATTGCTATCAGCACAATTCTTATAACTTATTCTTTAACAGAAATGGTGAATGGCTATGGATTTTTGGCAGTATTTGTAGCTGGATTAGTTGTCCAACGCAGTTACAAAAATCCTGAAAAACCACTAGCCCAATTGGAATTTATTGAGCAAGTTGAAAAGCTGCTGGAGGTTGGAACAATTTTACTATTGGGTTCAATATTGTTGCTAAAGCCAATACTCAATTATGCTATGCAATCTTTGCTAGTAATAATTTTATTATTCTTAATAATTAGACCTATAGGAGTTTGGATTAGTACTATAGGTAAAAGACCTTTAGACTCACGCCGCCGAACCTTTCATGCAGAAACTCGTTGGTTATTTGGATGGTTTGGTATTCGCGGTGTCGGCTCTTTATATTATCTCGCCTATGCTTTTGGTAATGGCTTAAAAGGTGAAGCTGCCGAACAAATTGCTTGGATAACTTATACCACTATTGTTGCTTCTGTGATTATTCATGGCATTAGTGCAACTCCATTAATGAAGTGGTATGAGCGCAATTTTGCTAATCGCAGAAAGACCACTCCTCCCGACACAATTGATGAATTTGAATAA